A stretch of the Pseudoruegeria sp. SHC-113 genome encodes the following:
- a CDS encoding ROK family transcriptional regulator has protein sequence MARIDRATSVSDQRESGRQKVISTIRKSGQIARIDIAQKTGVSPATVTSITSELLKAGLIEEIAPESKPDSRRGRPRVALKIRGEAHIVAGLKVASRNVMVALIDFEGNTVSEYTAALPASKLAPEAMAEFIANSVRAAASEADMQVEQISGLGIGVAGIIDAPRGFVYWSPSMTERNVSLRDKVEALLPIPVFIDNDANLVAMAEQLFGMGKTVTDFIVVTIEHGVGMGIVIDNALYRGTRGCGAEFGHTKVHLDGALCRCGQRGCLEAYVADYALLREASITGLLSGSETENATLDMLFRKAKAGDTTAQSIFHRAGRMFAIGLANIVNIFDPELIILSGERMQFDYLYADEVLEAMKAAVIQVDAPLPEVRIHKWGDLMWAKGAAAFAMDGVTDLAIRKITDAV, from the coding sequence GTGGCACGAATCGACCGCGCGACATCGGTGTCCGATCAAAGAGAGTCCGGGCGCCAGAAAGTCATCTCGACGATACGCAAATCCGGGCAGATCGCAAGGATCGATATTGCCCAGAAAACCGGTGTAAGCCCGGCCACGGTCACGTCGATCACGTCTGAGTTGCTCAAGGCCGGGCTGATCGAGGAGATCGCGCCGGAGTCCAAGCCCGATTCCCGCCGCGGACGCCCGCGCGTGGCCCTGAAGATCCGGGGCGAGGCTCATATCGTGGCCGGGCTCAAGGTGGCCAGCCGCAACGTGATGGTGGCGTTGATCGATTTCGAGGGCAACACGGTGAGCGAATACACCGCCGCCCTGCCCGCCTCCAAGCTCGCCCCTGAAGCCATGGCCGAGTTCATCGCCAACTCGGTGCGCGCCGCAGCCTCCGAGGCCGACATGCAGGTGGAGCAGATCTCGGGCCTCGGGATCGGCGTGGCCGGCATCATCGATGCGCCGCGCGGCTTTGTGTACTGGTCGCCCTCCATGACGGAGCGCAACGTGAGCCTGCGCGACAAGGTCGAGGCGCTGCTGCCGATCCCCGTCTTCATCGACAACGATGCAAATCTCGTCGCCATGGCAGAGCAGCTCTTTGGCATGGGCAAGACGGTGACCGATTTCATCGTGGTGACGATCGAGCATGGCGTCGGCATGGGCATTGTGATCGACAACGCCCTCTATCGTGGCACGCGCGGCTGCGGCGCGGAATTCGGCCACACCAAGGTGCATCTGGACGGCGCGCTTTGCCGCTGCGGCCAGCGCGGCTGCCTCGAGGCCTATGTGGCCGATTACGCCCTGCTGCGCGAGGCCAGCATCACCGGCCTGCTCAGCGGAAGCGAGACCGAGAACGCCACGCTCGACATGCTTTTTCGCAAGGCCAAGGCCGGCGACACCACCGCGCAATCGATCTTCCATCGCGCCGGGCGCATGTTTGCCATCGGGCTCGCCAATATCGTCAACATCTTTGACCCCGAACTGATCATCCTCTCCGGCGAGCGGATGCAGTTCGATTACCTCTACGCCGATGAAGTCCTTGAAGCCATGAAGGCCGCCGTGATCCAGGTGGACGCCCCCCTGCCCGAGGTGCGCATCCACAAATGGGGCGATCTCATGTGGGCCAAGGGCGCGGCCGCCTTCGCCATGGACGGCGTCACCGACCTCGCCATCAGAAAGATCACCGATGCCGTATAA
- the xylF gene encoding D-xylose ABC transporter substrate-binding protein has product MATTALADGVVVGVSWSNFQEERWKTDEAAIKAALEAAGAEYISADAQSSSAKQLSDVESLIAQGADALIILAQDASAVGPAVEAAANEGIPVVAYDRLIEDSRAFYLTFDNVEVGRMQARAVLEAQPKGNYVMIKGSPTDPNADFLRGGQQEILQAAIDAGDITIVGEAYTDGWVPANAQRNMEQILTAADNKVDAVVASNDGTAGGVVAALTAQGMEGIPVSGQDGDHAALNRVALGTQTVSVWKDARELGKAAGEIAVALAGDSMAKIDGAAEWTSPGGTTMNAKFLAPVPVTQENLNVVIDAGWIGKDALCAGASIALCN; this is encoded by the coding sequence ATGGCTACCACTGCACTCGCCGATGGCGTTGTTGTCGGCGTGAGCTGGTCCAACTTCCAGGAAGAGCGCTGGAAAACCGACGAAGCCGCCATCAAGGCCGCTCTGGAAGCCGCTGGCGCCGAGTATATCTCTGCCGACGCGCAATCCTCGTCCGCCAAGCAACTGTCCGACGTCGAGAGCCTGATCGCCCAAGGCGCTGACGCGCTGATCATTCTTGCCCAGGACGCCTCTGCCGTGGGCCCGGCTGTTGAAGCCGCCGCCAACGAAGGCATCCCGGTTGTGGCCTATGACCGTCTGATCGAAGACAGCCGCGCCTTCTACCTGACGTTTGACAACGTCGAAGTGGGCCGCATGCAGGCGCGTGCCGTGCTGGAAGCTCAGCCCAAAGGCAACTACGTGATGATCAAGGGCTCCCCGACCGACCCGAACGCAGATTTCCTGCGCGGCGGTCAGCAGGAGATCCTGCAAGCAGCCATCGACGCGGGCGACATCACCATCGTCGGCGAAGCCTACACCGATGGCTGGGTTCCGGCCAACGCACAGCGCAACATGGAGCAGATCCTGACCGCGGCCGACAACAAGGTTGACGCCGTTGTCGCCTCCAACGACGGCACCGCCGGTGGCGTTGTGGCAGCACTGACCGCACAGGGCATGGAAGGCATCCCGGTCTCCGGCCAAGACGGCGACCACGCCGCTCTGAACCGCGTGGCTCTGGGCACCCAGACCGTTTCCGTGTGGAAAGACGCGCGTGAGCTGGGCAAGGCTGCCGGCGAAATCGCCGTGGCGCTGGCTGGCGACAGCATGGCCAAGATCGACGGCGCTGCCGAGTGGACCTCGCCGGGCGGCACCACGATGAACGCGAAGTTCCTCGCACCGGTTCCGGTGACGCAGGAGAACCTGAACGTCGTGATCGACGCAGGCTGGATCGGCAAAGACGCCCTCTGCGCCGGCGCTTCCATCGCGCTCTGCAACTGA
- a CDS encoding sugar ABC transporter permease has protein sequence MQDKAKKFFASLGLDTRLLGMIGALVVIWIVFGIATEGRFLSPRNFFNVSVQTASVAVMATGMVFVIVTRHIDLSVGSMLGFIGMTVAALQVQWLPQVLGLGHWSIWIIAVVVAILMGAVLGAFQGWIIGYLTVPAFIVTLGGFLIYRGAMWWVTKGQTQAPLDPTFRLLGGGAEGTLGETLSWAFGLIAAVAAVVVMLLSRKRKADHGFVVKPVWAEAIMMSLAAGLIIAFVWIMNSYPIPKGAMKRMTEAQGIEYTEDLVWNHGVAIPVLILLVVALVMTVISTRTRFGRYIYATGGNPEAAELSGINTRLLTVKVFALMGALTGIASIIASARLNAVDVGLGTLDELRVIAAAVIGGTALSGGFGTIYGAVIGALIMQSLQSGMASVGVDAPLQNIVVGFVLVFAVWVDIVYRRKTGA, from the coding sequence ATGCAAGACAAAGCCAAGAAATTCTTTGCCAGCCTGGGGCTCGATACCCGGCTGCTGGGGATGATCGGCGCCCTCGTGGTGATCTGGATCGTCTTCGGTATCGCGACCGAGGGCAGGTTCCTCTCGCCGCGCAACTTTTTCAACGTGTCGGTGCAGACGGCCTCTGTGGCGGTGATGGCTACGGGCATGGTCTTCGTCATCGTGACACGCCACATCGACCTGTCCGTCGGCTCCATGCTGGGCTTCATCGGTATGACAGTGGCCGCGCTGCAGGTGCAATGGCTGCCGCAGGTGCTCGGGCTCGGGCATTGGTCGATCTGGATCATCGCTGTCGTCGTCGCGATCCTGATGGGCGCGGTGCTGGGCGCGTTCCAGGGCTGGATCATCGGCTACCTGACGGTGCCGGCCTTCATTGTGACGCTTGGTGGCTTCCTGATTTATCGCGGTGCGATGTGGTGGGTCACCAAGGGCCAGACGCAAGCGCCGCTGGATCCGACCTTCCGCCTGCTGGGCGGCGGGGCAGAGGGCACGCTGGGCGAGACCTTAAGCTGGGCCTTTGGCCTGATTGCTGCCGTGGCCGCCGTGGTGGTGATGCTGCTGAGCCGCAAGCGCAAGGCCGATCACGGCTTCGTCGTGAAACCGGTCTGGGCGGAAGCCATTATGATGAGCCTCGCAGCCGGCCTGATCATCGCCTTTGTCTGGATCATGAACAGCTATCCGATCCCGAAAGGCGCGATGAAGCGCATGACGGAAGCCCAGGGCATCGAATACACCGAGGATCTGGTGTGGAACCATGGCGTGGCCATTCCGGTGCTGATCCTGCTCGTCGTCGCGCTGGTGATGACGGTGATCTCCACCCGCACCCGTTTTGGCCGCTACATCTACGCCACTGGGGGCAACCCGGAAGCCGCGGAGCTTTCGGGCATCAACACCCGCCTGCTGACGGTGAAGGTCTTTGCCCTGATGGGCGCGCTCACCGGCATCGCCTCGATCATCGCCTCTGCCCGCCTGAACGCGGTGGATGTGGGGCTCGGCACGCTGGACGAGCTGCGCGTGATCGCGGCGGCCGTGATCGGCGGCACCGCCCTGAGCGGCGGCTTCGGCACCATCTACGGCGCGGTCATTGGCGCGCTGATCATGCAATCGCTGCAATCGGGCATGGCCTCTGTGGGCGTGGATGCGCCGCTGCAGAACATCGTGGTGGGCTTCGTGCTCGTCTTCGCGGTGTGGGTCGATATCGTGTACCGTCGCAAGACCGGCGCGTAA
- a CDS encoding ATP-binding cassette domain-containing protein: MDKKTPLVEMDDIHISFGGIKAVDHVSVDLYPGEVVGLLGHNGAGKSTLIKILSGAYKADGGEIRINGEKAVINNPRDARKYNIETIYQTLALADNLDSASNLFLGRELVTPLGMVDDDAMEAETRKIMGRLNPNFEKFSAPVSALSGGQRQSVAIARAVYFNAKILIMDEPTAALGPHETQMVSELIQQLKAEGIGIFLISHDIHDVMQLCDRASVMKNGKLVGTVDVDTVTDDDLLGMIILGKHPHEKADA, encoded by the coding sequence ATGGACAAGAAAACCCCTCTCGTGGAGATGGATGACATCCACATCTCCTTCGGTGGCATCAAGGCCGTGGACCACGTTTCCGTGGATCTCTATCCGGGCGAAGTTGTGGGCCTGCTGGGCCACAACGGGGCCGGGAAATCGACGCTGATCAAGATCCTCTCCGGGGCCTACAAGGCCGATGGCGGCGAGATCCGGATCAACGGCGAGAAGGCCGTGATCAACAACCCCCGCGATGCGCGCAAGTACAACATCGAGACGATCTACCAGACGCTGGCTTTGGCCGATAACCTCGACAGCGCCTCGAACCTCTTCCTCGGGCGCGAGCTGGTGACACCGCTGGGCATGGTCGACGATGACGCCATGGAAGCCGAAACCCGCAAGATCATGGGCCGGCTGAACCCGAACTTCGAGAAGTTCTCGGCCCCAGTGTCGGCGCTCTCGGGTGGTCAGCGGCAGTCGGTGGCGATCGCGCGTGCGGTCTACTTCAACGCCAAGATCCTGATCATGGACGAGCCCACCGCGGCGCTCGGGCCGCATGAGACACAGATGGTGAGCGAGTTGATCCAGCAGCTGAAGGCTGAAGGCATCGGCATCTTCCTGATCAGCCACGACATCCATGATGTGATGCAGCTTTGTGACCGCGCCTCGGTGATGAAAAACGGTAAGCTCGTGGGCACGGTGGATGTGGATACCGTCACCGATGACGACCTGCTGGGCATGATCATCCTCGGCAAGCACCCGCATGAGAAGGCGGACGCGTAA